The following proteins come from a genomic window of Trifolium pratense cultivar HEN17-A07 linkage group LG4, ARS_RC_1.1, whole genome shotgun sequence:
- the LOC123921539 gene encoding pseudo histidine-containing phosphotransfer protein 6-like — translation MNRLLSFLFHRGVLDEQFLQLQQLQDETSPNFVSEVVNIYFHESEKLLRNLRALLMERELMDYKKMGIDLNQLMGSSSSIGAKRVTNVCVAFRVATEQNNRVGCFRALEMLEHEYCYLKNKLHELFQIEQQRDLAAGVRYPVQN, via the exons ATGAACCGCCTCCTCTCATTCCTCTTCCATCGGGGAGTGTTGGATGAGCAATTCTTGCAGCTCCAGCAGCTACAGGATGAAACCTCACCAAACTTTGTCTCTGAAGTTGTCAACATATATTTCCACGAATCCGAGAAGCTTCTAAGGAATCTAAGAGCATTGTT GATGGAGAGGGAATTAATGGACTATAAGAAAATGGGGATTGATTTGAATCAGTTAATGGGAAGTAGCTCAAGCATTGGTGCAAAGAGAGTAACTAATGTTTGTGTTGCATTTCGTGTCGCTACTGAACAGAACAACCGTGTTGG GTGCTTCAGAGCATTGGAAATGTTGGAACATGAATACTGCTATCTCAAGAACAAATTGCACGAACTATTCCAA ATTGAACAGCAACGTGATTTGGCAGCTGGAGTGAGGTATCCAGTGCAGaattaa